Proteins encoded in a region of the Corvus hawaiiensis isolate bCorHaw1 chromosome 31, bCorHaw1.pri.cur, whole genome shotgun sequence genome:
- the LOC125318732 gene encoding serine/threonine-protein kinase pim-1-like: MAERVCAAAGPEPPVSASKEPTCGDGRPGAVERHSGAVPGPGPSADGRVSPARKAQQGLKERYRLGSLLGRGGFGSVLAATRLSDGAPPDGTRAPLEIVLLDKVSAGFPGIVQLHEWLELPNNVVMVLERPERSQDLLHFIRARGFLCEEVARHLFRQVLEAMRHCTSCGVLHRDIKPENILLDLATGQAKLIDFGCGTYLQAAAYTSFAGEPTQGEAPGRGISQPNISRPNISQPKPAVAGGDSPFCCQSWQPESSAELLLSGAG, encoded by the exons ATGGCCGAGCGGGTTTG cgcggccgccggccccgagCCGCCGGTGTCCGCTTCAAAAGAGCCAACATGTGGGGAtggccggcccggggcggttgAGCGGCACTCGGGGGCCGTTCCTGGCCCCGGGCCGAGCGCTGACGGCCGCGTCTCGCCGGCACGGAAGGcgcagcagggcctgaaggagcgcTACCGGCTGGGTTCGCTGCTGGGGCGCGGCGGCTTCGGCAGCGTCTTGGCGGCGACGCGGCTCTCGGACGGCGCCCCG cccgaCGGCACCCGAGCACCACTGGAGATcgtgctgctggacaaggtgtCCGCTGGCTTTCCTGGCATCGTCCAGCTCCACGAGTGGCTGGAGCTCCCCAACAACGTGGTGATGGTGCTGGAGCGCCCGGAGCGGTCTCAGGACCTCCTTCACTTCATTCGGGCACGGGGCTTCCTGTGCGAGGAGGTGGCGCGGCACCTGTTCcgccaggtgctggaggccatgcggcactgcaccagctgcggGGTCCTGCACCGGGACATCAAACCGGAGAACATCCTGCTTGACCTGGCCACCGGGCAGGCCAAACTCATCGACTTTGGCTGTGGCACCTACCTGCAAGCTGCAGCCTACACCAGCTTTGCAGGTGAGCCCACGCAGGGGGAGGCTCCTGGTAGAGGCATCTCACAGCCCAACATCTCACGGCCCAACATCTCACAGCCCAAGCCGGCTGTGGCAGGGGGGGATTCTCCCTTTTGCTGCCAGTCATGGCAGCCGGAGtcttcagctgagctgcttttgagcGGCGCTGGCTGA
- the LOC125318802 gene encoding zinc finger protein 180-like has protein sequence MPGDGLGEEEPPAQGAHPLLFPPNQDLSFPRRGWMEEEEKPRRCRRRRGCKRSPERSKEERASLCREGSRRSRGSLEVGEKPQGGEKPHKCLECGMGFRWNFRLREHQRIHSGERPYECGECGKSFSRSTNLIQHQRIHTGERPYECGECGKGFTSSSNLIKHQVVHTWEGPYECLDCWKSFWHSSELKVHQRTHTGERPYECSECGKRFHTSSNLLVHQRIHREERPFRCPDCRKGFKHNSNLIIHRRIHTGERPYECPKCGKSFSQSSNLTQHQRRHH, from the exons ATGCCTGGTGATGGACTTGGGGAGGAGGAACCCCCAGCCCAAGGTGCTCATCCCTtgcttttccccccaaaccaggatttgtcattcccaaggcgtggctggatggaggaggaggaaaagccccggagatgccgcaggaggaggggctgcaaacgcagcccagagagatccaaggaggaaagagcctccctgtgccgggaaggcAGCCGGAGATCCAGGGGGAGCTTGGAGgtgggggagaagcctcagggtggggagaagccccacaagtgcttggaatgtgggatggGCTTCAG GTGGAACTTCAGGCTGAGggaacaccagaggatccacagtggggagaggccctatgagtgtggggaatgtgggaagagcttcagcaggAGCACCAACCTGATCcagcaccagaggatccacactggggagaggccctacgagtgtggggaatgtgggaagggcttcaccagcagctccaacCTGATCAAACACCAGGTGGTCCACACCTGGGAAGGGCCCTATGAGTGCTTGGATTGTTGGAAGAGCTTCTGGCACAGCTCCGAACTGAAGGTACACCAGCgcacccacactggggagaggccctacgagtgttctgagtgtgggaagaggtttcacaCCAGCTCCAATCTCCTTGTGCACCAGCGGATTCACAGAgaggagaggcccttccgctgccccgactgcaggaagggcttcaAACACAACTCCAACCTTATCATCCACCGacgcatccacactggggagaggccctacgagtgtcccaagtgtgggaagagcttttcCCAGAGCTCAAACTTGACCCAGCACCAACGGAGGCACcactaa